From a single Populus trichocarpa isolate Nisqually-1 chromosome 17, P.trichocarpa_v4.1, whole genome shotgun sequence genomic region:
- the LOC18108773 gene encoding 4-coumarate--CoA ligase-like 9 isoform X2 has product MDQQANSPINPKSGFNSSAKTFHSLRPPIHLPPEETPFSAADYALSLHANHSPWPDSLAIINSSTSQKLSYSDFIERIKSLTLYLQNVTQLRKNDTAFILCPNSIQVPILYFSLLSLGVVISPANPISTESEISHQISLSNPVIAFAISKTCHKLPKLKHGTILIDSPEFDSIITMSPATTTARQDLEKVTVNQSDLAAIMFSSGTTGKVKGVLLTHRNLMAVIAGYYPFKQERKSPTVLLYTVPYFHVFGFFYSFKSIALSETVVVMERFDLKKMLRAVEKFRVTHLAVAPPVVVAMTKSDLTDGYDLRSLETVGCGGAPLGKDVMKVFADRFPTVDLWQGYGLTESTGVLSRSNSPEESRHWGSVGRLTAGCEAKIVDADTGDALPPGKQGELWVRGSTIMKGYVGDPEATSTTLDPDGWLRTGDLCYIDEEGFLFVVDRLKELIKYKGYQVAPAELEQLLHSHPEIADAAVIPYPDEEAGQVPMAFVVKQPQSRINERGVMDFVAKQVAPYKKVRRVEFVSAIPKSPAGKELRKMVPIPFPSSKM; this is encoded by the exons ATGGACCAACAAGCCAACTCTCCAATCAACCCAAAGAGTGGCTTCAACTCCTCAGCAAAGACTTTCCATAGCCTAAGACCTCCTATCCATCTCCCTCCCGAGGAAACTCCTTTCTCAGCAGCTGACTATGCTCTCTCACTCCATGCCAACCACTCTCCCTGGCCTGATTCATTAGCCATAATCAACTCATCCACAAGCCAAAAGCTTTCTTACTCGGACTTCATTGAAAGAATCAAATCCTTAACCTTGTATCTCCAAAATGTCACTCAACTTCGCAAAAATGACACTGCCTTTATTCTCTGTCCAAACTCCATTCAAGTCCCCATTCTCtacttctctcttctttcactTGGTGTAGTTATCTCCCCTGCAAATCCCATAAGCACTGAATCAGAAATCTCACACCAGATCAGTCTCTCTAACCCGGTAATCGCCTTTGCTATATCAAAAACATGTCACAAGCTTCCAAAGCTGAAACACGGAACCATTCTCATCGACTCACCTGAGTTTGACTCAATAATTACCATGTCTCCTGCAACAACAACAGCTCGGCAAGACCTCGAAAAGGTTACAGTGAATCAATCGGATTTGGCAGCTATCATGTTCTCCTCAGGCACGACAGGGAAAGTCAAAGGAGTGTTGTTGACTCACAGGAACCTCATGGCTGTAATTGCAGGGTACTATCCATTTAAACAAGAGAGGAAATCCCCTACGGTCCTGCTTTACACGGTGCCATATTTTCACGTGTTTGGATTCTTCTACAGTTTTAAATCAATAGCATTAAGTGAAACAGTGGTGGTGATGGAGAGGTTTGATTTGAAGAAGATGTTGAGAGCGGTGGAGAAGTTTAGGGTGACACACCTGGCGGTGGCGCCACCAGTGGTTGTAGCGATGACAAAGAGTGATTTGACGGACGGTTATGATTTGAGGTCGCTGGAGACTGTGGGGTGTGGTGGTGCTCCGCTTGGGAAGGATGTTATGAAGGTGTTCGCAGACAGGTTTCCTACCGTGGACCTGTGGCAG GGTTATGGGCTAACTGAATCAACGGGGGTCCTGTCCCGATCAAATAGTCCGGAAGAAAGTCGCCATTGGGGTTCAGTTGGAAGGCTTACCGCAGGTTGTGAAGCAAAAATTGTTGATGCTGATACCGGTGACGCCTTGCCTCCGGGGAAGCAAGGAGAGCTTTGGGTTAGAGGATCCACAATAATGAAAG GTTATGTTGGTGATCCTGAAGCAACTTCTACTACCTTGGATCCAGATGGCTGGTTGAGGACTGGTGATCTTTGTTATATAGACGAGGAGGGTTTTTTATTCGTTGTTGACAGACTGAAGGAACTGATCAAATACAAGGGATACCAG gtTGCTCCAGCTGAACTAGAGCAACTGCTCCACTCCCATCCAGAGATAGCTGATGCTGCAGTAATACC ATACCCTGACGAGGAAGCTGGTCAGGTGCCGATGGCTTTTGTGGTGAAACAGCCTCAGAGTAGAATCAATGAAAGGGGGGTAATGGATTTTGTTGCAAAACAG GTTGCACCATACAAGAAAGTAAGGCGAGTAGAGTTTGTCAGTGCTATACCCAAGAGTCCAGCGGGAAAGGAACTGAGAAAGATGGTTCCGATTCCGTTCCCTTCATCGAAAATGTAA
- the LOC18107201 gene encoding uncharacterized protein LOC18107201: MTAATKKHLPSSSKPPKNHHSNPNTTTTTTPQPNITQNPNPTTNPSPLSPTLKDQVLSRATHITRQELLKRRSYKLKQLSKCFKDHYWALMEELKIQYREYYWEYGVSPFKEDHQNTLQKQEQQKQGGGIGVLERENEESGANIEVIGENNTNVSDLKSNHRCLFVGCKLKAMALTSFCHLHILSDAKQKLYKPCGYVIKSAQAGPITCGKPILRSTAPSLCTIHVQKAQKHVTQALRKAGLNVSSSSKLAPKFHVIVTEYVRQIQFKRKAAERGNRSKVMDKEVTAS; encoded by the exons ATGACCGCAGCCACCAAGAAACACCTACCCTCCTCCTCTAAGCCACCCAAGAACCACCACTCTAAccccaacaccaccaccacaacaaccCCACAACCTAACATCACTCAAAACCCTAACCCAACCACTAATCCATCACCACTATCTCCCACCCTCAAAGACCAGGTTTTGTCACGCGCCACCCACATCACGCGCCAAGAACTCCTCAAAAGAAGGTCTTACAAGCTAAAACAACTCTCAAAATGCTTCAAAGATCATTACTGGGCATTAATGGAAGAACTCAAGATTCAGTACAGAGAGTACTATTGGGAATATGGTGTCAGCCCTTTTAAAGAAGACCATCAAAACACCCTTCAAAAACAAGAACAGCAGAAACAGGGTGGTGGGATTGGCGTTCTAGAGAGGGAGAATGAAGAGAGTGGGGCTAATATTGAAGTTATTGGTGAAAATAACACTAATGTTAGTGATTTGAAGAGTAATCATAGGTGTTTGTTTGTTGGGTGTAAGTTAAAGGCTATggctttgacaagtttttgtCATCTTCATATACTTTCTGATGCAAAGCAGAAGCTTTACAAGCCTTGTGGTTATGTTATCAAAAG TGCTCAGGCTGGACCAATAACATGTGGAAAGCCAATACTGAGATCAACTGCTCCTTCTCTCTGCACCATCCATGTCCAAAAGGCCCAGAAACATGTGACTCAGGCTCTGAGGAAAGCAGGTCTTAATGTTTCTTCATCGAGTAAGCTTGCTCCTAAATTTCATGTCATTGTGACAGAATATGTGcgtcaaattcaattcaaaagaaAGGCTGCAGAAAGGGGAAATCGGAGTAAAGTCATGGACAAGGAAGTGACTGCTAGCTGA
- the LOC18108773 gene encoding 4-coumarate--CoA ligase-like 9 isoform X4 — MDQQANSPINPKSGFNSSAKTFHSLRPPIHLPPEETPFSAADYALSLHANHSPWPDSLAIINSSTSQKLSYSDFIERIKSLTLYLQNVTQLRKNDTAFILCPNSIQVPILYFSLLSLGVVISPANPISTESEISHQISLSNPVIAFAISKTCHKLPKLKHGTILIDSPEFDSIITMSPATTTARQDLEKVTVNQSDLAAIMFSSGTTGKVKGVLLTHRNLMAVIAGYYPFKQERKSPTVLLYTVPYFHVFGFFYSFKSIALSETVVVMERFDLKKMLRAVEKFRVTHLAVAPPVVVAMTKSDLTDGYDLRSLETVGCGGAPLGKDVMKVFADRFPTVDLWQGYGLTESTGVLSRSNSPEESRHWGSVGRLTAGCEAKIVDADTGDALPPGKQGELWVRGSTIMKGYVGDPEATSTTLDPDGWLRTGDLCYIDEEGFLFVVDRLKELIKYKGYQVAPAELEQLLHSHPEIADAAVIPYPDEEAGQVPMAFVVKQPQSRINERGVMDFVAKQVAPYKKVRRVEFVSAIPKSPAGKELRKMVPIPFPSSKM, encoded by the exons ATGGACCAACAAGCCAACTCTCCAATCAACCCAAAGAGTGGCTTCAACTCCTCAGCAAAGACTTTCCATAGCCTAAGACCTCCTATCCATCTCCCTCCCGAGGAAACTCCTTTCTCAGCAGCTGACTATGCTCTCTCACTCCATGCCAACCACTCTCCCTGGCCTGATTCATTAGCCATAATCAACTCATCCACAAGCCAAAAGCTTTCTTACTCGGACTTCATTGAAAGAATCAAATCCTTAACCTTGTATCTCCAAAATGTCACTCAACTTCGCAAAAATGACACTGCCTTTATTCTCTGTCCAAACTCCATTCAAGTCCCCATTCTCtacttctctcttctttcactTGGTGTAGTTATCTCCCCTGCAAATCCCATAAGCACTGAATCAGAAATCTCACACCAGATCAGTCTCTCTAACCCGGTAATCGCCTTTGCTATATCAAAAACATGTCACAAGCTTCCAAAGCTGAAACACGGAACCATTCTCATCGACTCACCTGAGTTTGACTCAATAATTACCATGTCTCCTGCAACAACAACAGCTCGGCAAGACCTCGAAAAGGTTACAGTGAATCAATCGGATTTGGCAGCTATCATGTTCTCCTCAGGCACGACAGGGAAAGTCAAAGGAGTGTTGTTGACTCACAGGAACCTCATGGCTGTAATTGCAGGGTACTATCCATTTAAACAAGAGAGGAAATCCCCTACGGTCCTGCTTTACACGGTGCCATATTTTCACGTGTTTGGATTCTTCTACAGTTTTAAATCAATAGCATTAAGTGAAACAGTGGTGGTGATGGAGAGGTTTGATTTGAAGAAGATGTTGAGAGCGGTGGAGAAGTTTAGGGTGACACACCTGGCGGTGGCGCCACCAGTGGTTGTAGCGATGACAAAGAGTGATTTGACGGACGGTTATGATTTGAGGTCGCTGGAGACTGTGGGGTGTGGTGGTGCTCCGCTTGGGAAGGATGTTATGAAGGTGTTCGCAGACAGGTTTCCTACCGTGGACCTGTGGCAG GGTTATGGGCTAACTGAATCAACGGGGGTCCTGTCCCGATCAAATAGTCCGGAAGAAAGTCGCCATTGGGGTTCAGTTGGAAGGCTTACCGCAGGTTGTGAAGCAAAAATTGTTGATGCTGATACCGGTGACGCCTTGCCTCCGGGGAAGCAAGGAGAGCTTTGGGTTAGAGGATCCACAATAATGAAAG GTTATGTTGGAGATCCTGAAGCAACTTCTACTACCTTGGATCCAGATGGCTGGTTGAGGACTGGTGATCTTTGTTATATAGACGAGGAAGGTTTTTTATTCGTTGTTGACAGACTGAAGGAACTGATCAAATACAAGGGATACCAG gtTGCTCCAGCTGAACTAGAGCAACTGCTCCACTCCCATCCAGAGATAGCTGATGCTGCAGTAATACC ATACCCTGACGAGGAAGCTGGTCAGGTGCCGATGGCTTTTGTGGTGAAACAGCCTCAGAGTAGAATCAATGAAAGGGGGGTAATGGATTTTGTTGCAAAACAG GTTGCACCATACAAGAAAGTAAGGCGAGTAGAGTTTGTCAGTGCTATACCCAAGAGTCCAGCGGGAAAGGAACTGAGAAAGATGGTTCCGATTCCGTTCCCTTCATCGAAAATGTAA
- the LOC18108773 gene encoding 4-coumarate--CoA ligase-like 9 isoform X1 — MDQQANSPINPKSGFNSSAKTFHSLRPPIHLPPEETPFSAADYALSLHANHSPWPDSLAIINSSTSQKLSYSDFIERIKSLTLYLQNVTQLRKNDTAFILCPNSIQVPILYFSLLSLGVVISPANPISTESEISHQISLSNPVIAFAISKTCHKLPKLKHGTILIDSPEFDSIITMSPATTTARQDLEKVTVNQSDLAAIMFSSGTTGKVKGVLLTHRNLMAVIAGYYPFKQERKSPTVLLYTVPYFHVFGFFYSFKSIALSETVVVMERFDLKKMLRAVEKFRVTHLAVAPPVVVAMTKSDLTDGYDLRSLETVGCGGAPLGKDVMKVFADRFPTVDLWQGYGLTESTGVLSRSNSPEESRHWGSVGRLTAGCEAKIVDADTGDALPPGKQGELWVRGSTIMKGYVGDPEATSTTLDPDGWLRTGDLCYIDEEGFLFVVDRLKELIKYKGYQVAPAELEQLLHSHPEIADAAVIPYPDEEAGQVPMAFVVKQPQSRINERGVMDFVAKQVAPYKKVRRVEFVSAIPKSPAGKILRKELRKMVLIPFPSSKM, encoded by the exons ATGGACCAACAAGCCAACTCTCCAATCAACCCAAAGAGTGGCTTCAACTCCTCAGCAAAGACTTTCCATAGCCTAAGACCTCCTATCCATCTCCCTCCCGAGGAAACTCCTTTCTCAGCAGCTGACTATGCTCTCTCACTCCATGCCAACCACTCTCCCTGGCCTGATTCATTAGCCATAATCAACTCATCCACAAGCCAAAAGCTTTCTTACTCGGACTTCATTGAAAGAATCAAATCCTTAACCTTGTATCTCCAAAATGTCACTCAACTTCGCAAAAATGACACTGCCTTTATTCTCTGTCCAAACTCCATTCAAGTCCCCATTCTCtacttctctcttctttcactTGGTGTAGTTATCTCCCCTGCAAATCCCATAAGCACTGAATCAGAAATCTCACACCAGATCAGTCTCTCTAACCCGGTAATCGCCTTTGCTATATCAAAAACATGTCACAAGCTTCCAAAGCTGAAACACGGAACCATTCTCATCGACTCACCTGAGTTTGACTCAATAATTACCATGTCTCCTGCAACAACAACAGCTCGGCAAGACCTCGAAAAGGTTACAGTGAATCAATCGGATTTGGCAGCTATCATGTTCTCCTCAGGCACGACAGGGAAAGTCAAAGGAGTGTTGTTGACTCACAGGAACCTCATGGCTGTAATTGCAGGGTACTATCCATTTAAACAAGAGAGGAAATCCCCTACGGTCCTGCTTTACACGGTGCCATATTTTCACGTGTTTGGATTCTTCTACAGTTTTAAATCAATAGCATTAAGTGAAACAGTGGTGGTGATGGAGAGGTTTGATTTGAAGAAGATGTTGAGAGCGGTGGAGAAGTTTAGGGTGACACACCTGGCGGTGGCGCCACCAGTGGTTGTAGCGATGACAAAGAGTGATTTGACGGACGGTTATGATTTGAGGTCGCTGGAGACTGTGGGGTGTGGTGGTGCTCCGCTTGGGAAGGATGTTATGAAGGTGTTCGCAGACAGGTTTCCTACCGTGGACCTGTGGCAG GGTTATGGGCTAACTGAATCAACGGGGGTCCTGTCCCGATCAAATAGTCCGGAAGAAAGTCGCCATTGGGGTTCAGTTGGAAGGCTTACCGCAGGTTGTGAAGCAAAAATTGTTGATGCTGATACCGGTGACGCCTTGCCTCCGGGGAAGCAAGGAGAGCTTTGGGTTAGAGGATCCACAATAATGAAAG GTTATGTTGGAGATCCTGAAGCAACTTCTACTACCTTGGATCCAGATGGCTGGTTGAGGACTGGTGATCTTTGTTATATAGACGAGGAAGGTTTTTTATTCGTTGTTGACAGACTGAAGGAACTGATCAAATACAAGGGATACCAG gtTGCTCCAGCTGAACTAGAGCAACTGCTCCACTCCCATCCAGAGATAGCTGATGCTGCAGTAATACC ATACCCTGACGAGGAAGCTGGTCAGGTGCCGATGGCTTTTGTGGTGAAACAGCCTCAGAGTAGAATCAATGAAAGGGGGGTAATGGATTTTGTTGCAAAACAG GTTGCACCATACAAGAAAGTAAGGCGAGTAGAGTTTGTCAGTGCTATACCCAAGAGTCCAGCAGGAAAAATTTTGAGGAAGGAACTGAGAAAGATGGTTCTGATTCCGTTCCCTTCATCGAAAATGTAA
- the LOC18108773 gene encoding 4-coumarate--CoA ligase-like 9 isoform X6: MDQQANSPINPKSGFNSSAKTFHSLRPPIHLPPEETPFSAADYALSLHANHSPWPDSLAIINSSTSQKLSYSDFIERIKSLTLYLQNVTQLRKNDTAFILCPNSIQVPILYFSLLSLGVVISPANPISTESEISHQISLSNPVIAFAISKTCHKLPKLKHGTILIDSPEFDSIITMSPATTTARQDLEKVTVNQSDLAAIMFSSGTTGKVKGVLLTHRNLMAVIAGYYPFKQERKSPTVLLYTVPYFHVFGFFYSFKSIALSETVVVMERFDLKKMLRAVEKFRVTHLAVAPPVVVAMTKSDLTDGYDLRSLETVGCGGAPLGKDVMKVFADRFPTVDLWQGYGLTESTGVLSRSNSPEESRHWGSVGRLTACCEAKIVDADTGDALPPGKQGELWVRGSTIMKGYVGDPEATSTTLDPDGWLRTGDLCYIDEEGFLFVVDRLKELIKYKGYQVAPAELEQLLHSHPEIADAAVIPYPDEEAGQVPMAFVVKQPQSRINERGVMDFVAKQVAPYKKVRRVEFVSAIPKSPAGKELRKMVPIPFPSSKM, encoded by the exons ATGGACCAACAAGCCAACTCTCCAATCAACCCAAAGAGTGGCTTCAACTCCTCAGCAAAGACTTTCCATAGCCTAAGACCTCCTATCCATCTCCCTCCCGAGGAAACTCCTTTCTCAGCAGCTGACTATGCTCTCTCACTCCATGCCAACCACTCTCCCTGGCCTGATTCATTAGCCATAATCAACTCATCCACAAGCCAAAAGCTTTCTTACTCGGACTTCATTGAAAGAATCAAATCCTTAACCTTGTATCTCCAAAATGTCACTCAACTTCGCAAAAATGACACTGCCTTTATTCTCTGTCCAAACTCCATTCAAGTCCCCATTCTCtacttctctcttctttcactTGGTGTAGTTATCTCCCCTGCAAATCCCATAAGCACTGAATCAGAAATCTCACACCAGATCAGTCTCTCTAACCCGGTAATCGCCTTTGCTATATCAAAAACATGTCACAAGCTTCCAAAGCTGAAACACGGAACCATTCTCATCGACTCACCTGAGTTTGACTCAATAATTACCATGTCTCCTGCAACAACAACAGCTCGGCAAGACCTCGAAAAGGTTACAGTGAATCAATCGGATTTGGCAGCTATCATGTTCTCCTCAGGCACGACAGGGAAAGTCAAAGGAGTGTTGTTGACTCACAGGAACCTCATGGCTGTAATTGCAGGGTACTATCCATTTAAACAAGAGAGGAAATCCCCTACGGTCCTGCTTTACACGGTGCCATATTTTCACGTGTTTGGATTCTTCTACAGTTTTAAATCAATAGCATTAAGTGAAACAGTGGTGGTGATGGAGAGGTTTGATTTGAAGAAGATGTTGAGAGCGGTGGAGAAGTTTAGGGTGACACACCTGGCGGTGGCGCCACCAGTGGTTGTAGCGATGACAAAGAGTGATTTGACGGACGGTTATGATTTGAGGTCGCTGGAGACTGTGGGGTGTGGTGGTGCTCCGCTTGGGAAGGATGTTATGAAGGTGTTCGCAGACAGGTTTCCTACCGTGGACCTGTGGCAG GGTTATGGGCTAACTGAATCAACGGGGGTCCTGTCCCGATCAAATAGTCCAGAAGAAAGTCGCCATTGGGGTTCAGTAGGAAGGCTTACCGCCTGTTGTGAAGCAAAAATTGTTGATGCTGATACCGGTGACGCCTTGCCTCCGGGGAAGCAAGGAGAGCTTTGGGTTAGAGGATCCACAATAATGAAAG GTTATGTTGGTGATCCTGAAGCAACTTCTACTACCTTGGATCCAGATGGCTGGTTGAGGACTGGTGATCTTTGTTATATAGACGAGGAGGGTTTTTTATTCGTTGTTGACAGACTGAAGGAACTGATCAAATACAAGGGATACCAG gtTGCTCCAGCTGAACTAGAGCAACTGCTCCACTCCCATCCAGAGATAGCTGATGCTGCAGTAATACC ATACCCTGACGAGGAAGCTGGTCAGGTGCCGATGGCTTTTGTGGTGAAACAGCCTCAGAGTAGAATCAATGAAAGGGGGGTAATGGATTTTGTTGCAAAACAG GTTGCACCATACAAGAAAGTAAGGCGAGTAGAGTTTGTCAGTGCTATACCCAAGAGTCCAGCGGGAAAGGAACTGAGAAAGATGGTTCCGATTCCGTTCCCTTCATCGAAAATGTAA
- the LOC18106956 gene encoding putative disease resistance protein At4g10780 — MAGGSDPFQSYFEKVDGGLLKCIFCEKTLAGSTSTTRMKYHLARVGGGGVKICEKVTPDVQRAAFDKLPDRMRGSMPSSSNNIIVTADSDPAQDLEMQQQGQSLLDDFSWMDSLTWEEIVLPEETMVPSMHMPDAPETGLGIEPAVQAFETDMNNITSSLTRDVELSSGIESRELMQAVTERGSCSKMPVDKSVPSSSNNEGINAASTALRGLEMEQEEQPLSDERGRKGFLIGGETELVEEPRAPVVLMPDEPETRQRTEQAHQSFEMNLNNISSSSMRDFELRIARLILRPELMQSVVERRPSSKSPVHKKRRTGRYVLPTTKLVVGQAFERNMKGVCSWLLNDEVLCIGIYGMGGIGKTTLATHIHNQLQEKPDIFPRVCWISVPQEFSVHALQDLIAEAFGLYLGNRKDVVNRAGELWTTLSVTKCVLIIDNLWNHFPLDKVGIPLKTDGCKLILTTRSLDTCRKMDCQRIIKVEPLSEDEAWDLFIDRLGHGVTLCPEMKKTAVSIVKKCSGLPLGIMTMAGSMKGVDDVSQWRDALREPASSESGTCDTETDVFQILKFSYVQLKHKAIKDCFLYCALFPKDKKIRREDLIEYLIDEGIVKKMGSRQAQFDRGHTMLNQLENASLLEGSRDEENYRYVKMHDLIWDMAVKIMNESGSDMVQAGAQLTELPDGRWWRDNLSRVSLVENRIENIPTDFSPMCPRLSTLLLCRNYKLNLVEDSFFQHLIGLKVLDLSDTDIEKLPDSICHLTSLTALLLGWCAKLSYVPSLAKLKAMEKLDLSCTGLEDLPEGMERLEDLRYLNLDGSGVRVLRSGILPQLSKLQFLKLHQKAEVVLSIRGDEISRLYHLETLECNFRDLDDFGFFQSGRRVSQIACKVTVGRPSFSSLEDLNYTRSKSGLIKEAWFYDLMIDNAVCLFPRFFTKVVIVRCQNMRSLCPSYEIKVLSGLEILHLDGLMILETLFEAEPSELRTAGVFYNLREIVIHKCHRIKVLLPWFLSTLRLEVIVVEDCYNMQEIMGSGEVLVHGEEHSSPFGSFDTTLRVLVLKKLPNLKSIYSGRLICNSLEEITVGDCPQLTRIPITIFRSLKKIEVDPESLLNTVENVS, encoded by the coding sequence ATGGCTGGAGGAAGTGATCCATTTCAGAGTTATTTTGAGAAAGTGGATGGTGGTTTATTGAAGTGCATTTTTTGTGAGAAGACATTGGCTGGAAGTACTTCCACTACAAGGATGAAATATCATCTGGCAAGAGTTGGAGGTGGTGGTGTTAAAATTTGTGAAAAAGTAACTCCAGATGTTCAACGAGCAGCGTTTGATAAGCTTCCTGACAGAATGCGTGGGAGCATGCCAAGTTCAAGCAATAATATAATAGTTACTGCAGATTCAGATCCTGCGCAAGATTTAGAAATGCAACAACAAGGACAATCTcttttggatgatttttcatGGATGGATAGCTTGACTTGGGAAGAGATTGTGCTTCCTGAGGAGACCATGGTTCCTAGCATGCATATGCCCGATGCACCTGAGACTGGATTGGGAATAGAGCCAGCAGTTCAAGCATTTGAAACGGATATGAATAACATCACATCTTCATTGACGAGGGATGTTGAGTTAAGCAGTGGTATAGAGAGTCGGGAATTGATGCAGGCTGTTACTGAGAGAGGAAGCTGTTCTAAAATGCCTGTCGATAAGAGTGTGCCAAGTTCAAGCAATAACGAGGGAATTAATGCAGCTTCAACTGCTTTGCGGGGCTTAGAAATGGAACAAGAAGAACAACCTCTTTCGGATGAACGAGGACGGAAGGGTTTTCTGATTGGGGGGGAGACTGAGCTTGTCGAGGAACCTAGAGCTCCTGTCGTTCTTATGCCAGATGAACCCGAGACTAGACAAAGAACAGAGCAAGCACATCAGTCATTTGAAATGAACTTGAATAACATCTCATCCTCATCAATGAGGGATTTTGAGTTAAGAATTGCTAGACTGATCTTGAGACCGGAATTGATGCAGTCTGTTGTTGAGAGACGACCCTCTTCTAAAAGTCCTGTACATAAGAAACGTAGGACAGGAAGATATGTATTGCCGACAACGAAGCTAGTGGTGGGCCAAGCGTTTGAAAGAAATATGAAGGGTGTCTGCTCTTGGTTGTTGAATGATGAGGTCTTATGCATTGGCATTTACGGGATGGGGGGAATTGGAAAGACAACTTTGGCTACGCATATCCACAATCAGCTTCAAGAGAAACCAGACATTTTTCCTCGTGTTTGTTGGATTTCTGTGCCTCAAGAATTTAGCGTTCACGCATTGCAGGATCTCATTGCCGAAGCTTTTGGTTTATATCTTGGGAATAGAAAAGATGTGGTGAACAGAGCCGGGGAGCTATGGACAACATTGAGTGTGACAAAAtgtgttttaattattgataatttgtGGAATCATTTTCCTCTTGATAAAGTGGGAATACCTCTTAAAACAGATGGGTGTAAGCTGATTCTTACAACTAGATCATTGGACACATGTCGAAAAATGGATTGCCAAAGGATAATCAAAGTGGAGCCTCTTTCTGAGGATGAGGCTTGGGATTTGTTCATAGACAGATTAGGGCATGGTGTTACACTTTGtcctgaaatgaaaaaaacggCAGTGTCTATTGTGAAGAAGTGTTCTGGTTTGCCTCTCGGAATCATGACAATGGCTGGAAGCATGAAGGGAGTGGATGATGTATCTCAGTGGAGAGATGCATTGCGGGAACCAGCAAGTTCAGAAAGTGGAACATGTGACACGGAAACTGATGTATTTCAGATATTGAAATTTAGCTATGTTCAGTTAAAACATAAAGCAATTAAAGATTGCTTCTTATATTGTGCATTGTTTCCAAAAGACAAGAAGATCAGGAGAGAGGACTTGATAGAGTATTTGATTGATGAGggtatagtaaaaaaaatgggGAGTAGGCAAGCGCAATTTGATCGGGGCCATACCATGCTTAATCAACTTGAAAATGCCAGCTTATTAGAAGGTTCCAGGGACGAAGAAAATTACAGATATGTCAAGATGCATGATTTGATTTGGGATATGGCTGTGAAAATAATGAACGAAAGTGGGAGTGATATGGTTCAAGCAGGTGCACAACTAACAGAATTACCCGATGGAAGATGGTGGAGAGATAATCTGTCAAGAGTTTCACTCGTGGAAAATAGAATCGAGAATATTCCAACAGACTTTTCACCAATGTGCCCCCGTCTGTCAACATTATTGTTATGCAGAAACTACAAATTGAATTTGGTTGAGGATTCTTTTTTCCAGCACCTCATCGGACTCAAGGTTCTTGATCTTTCCGACACAGATATAGAGAAGTTGCCGGATTCTATTTGTCATCTGACGAGTCTCACTGCATTGTTGCTGGGATGGTGTGCAAAGCTGAGTTATGTACCATCATTAGCCAAGCTTAAGGCTATGGAGAAGTTGGATCTCAGTTGCACTGGACTTGAAGATTTGCCCGAGGGAATGGAAAGGCTGGAGGATCTCAGGTATCTTAATCTTGATGGAAGTGGGGTGCGTGTTTTACGGTCGGGTATTTTACCCCAACTCTCAAAATTACAGTTCCTCAAGCTTCATCAGAAAGCTGAAGTTGTTCTCTCAATTAGAGGAGATGAAATTTCCAGATTATATCATTTGGAAACTTTGGAATGCAACTTCCGTGATCTAGACGATTTCGGATTTTTCCAATCTGGACGGAGAGTTTCACAAATTGCATGCAAGGTTACTGTAGGACGACCTTCTTTCTCTTCACTTGAAGATCTTAATTATACAAGATCGAAGTCTGGGTTAATTAAAGAGGCTTGGTTTTATGACCTCATGATTGACAATGCAGTTTGTCTGTTCCCGCGCTTCTTTACAAAAGTAGTTATTGTGAGATGTCAAAACATGAGAAGCTTATGTCCATCATATGAAATTAAAGTGCTTAGCGGGCTTGAGATTCTACACCTTGATGGTTTGATGATCTTAGAAACCCTTTTTGAAGCAGAACCTTCAGAGCTACGTACTGCTGGTGTCTTCTACAATCTCAGAGAGATCGTGATACATAAATGTCATAGGATAAAGGTGCTGCTCCCTTGGTTTTTGTCTACACTCCGATTGGAAGTGATTGTAGTCGAAGATTGTTACAACATGCAGGAGATAATGGGAAGTGGTGAAGTTTTGGTACATGGAGAGGAGCATTCCTCTCCATTTGGTAGTTTTGATACGACATTGAGGGTTTTGGTATTGAAGAAATTaccaaatttgaaaagcatttattCTGGAAGACTTATATGCAATTCTCTCGAAGAAATTACTGTGGGTGATTGCCCGCAGCTAACGAGGATCCCGATCACTATTTTCCGTTCTCTTAAGAAAATTGAAGTAGATCCTGAAAGTTTGTTGAACACAGTTGAGAATGTTTCATGA